A portion of the Kribbella jejuensis genome contains these proteins:
- a CDS encoding DUF4097 family beta strand repeat-containing protein yields MSKKFNTPQAVSAVLNIPAGRVELIAADRADTVVEVLPADPSKGRDVKVAEETQIEYADGVLRITVTAKNQYFGPTGSVAVKVELPAGSRVEVKAASAELRSSGPLGAVVVESSHGSINLTDVASARISTVAGDVEVGRLNGPAEIRTSKGDIRIAEAVQGALVLTTDVGEIEVGAATGVSATLDAGTTTGRISNSLKNSEAAQLTIRATTTVGDIVAHSL; encoded by the coding sequence ATGTCGAAGAAGTTCAACACCCCGCAGGCCGTCTCCGCAGTACTAAACATTCCCGCCGGACGAGTCGAGCTGATCGCCGCGGACCGGGCCGACACCGTGGTCGAGGTGTTGCCGGCGGACCCGTCGAAGGGGCGGGACGTCAAGGTCGCGGAGGAAACCCAGATCGAGTACGCGGACGGCGTACTGCGGATCACGGTCACCGCCAAGAACCAGTACTTCGGCCCGACCGGGTCCGTCGCGGTCAAGGTGGAGCTGCCGGCCGGTTCGCGGGTCGAGGTCAAGGCCGCGAGCGCGGAACTGCGGTCCTCGGGCCCGCTCGGCGCCGTCGTCGTCGAGAGCTCGCACGGTTCGATCAACCTGACGGACGTGGCGAGCGCCCGGATCAGCACGGTCGCCGGTGACGTCGAGGTCGGCCGGCTGAACGGCCCGGCCGAGATCCGGACCAGCAAGGGCGACATCCGGATCGCCGAGGCCGTCCAGGGCGCGCTGGTCCTGACGACCGACGTCGGCGAGATCGAGGTCGGCGCCGCCACCGGTGTGTCGGCCACGCTGGACGCCGGCACCACCACCGGCCGGATCAGCAACTCGCTGAAGAACTCCGAGGCCGCCCAGCTCACCATCCGGGCGACCACCACCGTCGGCGACATCGTCGCCCACAGCCTCTGA
- a CDS encoding ArgE/DapE family deacylase produces MDSETEQAVLAAIDDQWIVDNLRELVRIPSVDGTAAEIEVQTWCADRLRSLGLDVDHWRLDLATDDPGFPGMEVERDEAWGCVGVLGGDATPGLILNGHVDVVPGDAFDARVEDGVMWGRGTCDMKGGVAAILGAVSAVVAAGIRLRKPLAVHTVIGEEDGGVGAFATLRRGHRGEACLIAEPTAHTVIPANSGSLTFRLEVPGLATHGSTRSRGVSAIEKFTVIQTALQELERRRNQDPHPLLAHLDLANPLSVGTIAAGDWASTVPDRLVAEGRYGVRLGEGIAEARAAFETAVAEACAKDDWLREHPVTVTWPGGEFASGLLRDGDPLLADTVQAVADVSGETPAVKGAPYGSDLRQYSAAGVPTLQYGPGDVWYAHAADEHVVLADVLRAARVYALLAVRRCG; encoded by the coding sequence GTGGATTCCGAGACTGAACAGGCCGTTCTGGCGGCGATCGACGACCAGTGGATCGTCGACAATCTGCGGGAGTTGGTGCGGATCCCGAGCGTGGACGGGACCGCGGCCGAGATCGAGGTACAGACGTGGTGTGCGGACCGGCTGCGGTCGCTCGGACTGGACGTGGACCACTGGCGGCTCGACCTGGCGACCGACGATCCGGGGTTCCCGGGCATGGAGGTCGAGCGCGACGAAGCCTGGGGGTGCGTCGGCGTACTCGGGGGTGACGCGACGCCCGGACTGATCCTCAATGGGCATGTCGACGTGGTGCCGGGCGACGCCTTCGACGCGCGGGTCGAGGATGGCGTGATGTGGGGCCGCGGGACCTGCGACATGAAGGGCGGGGTCGCGGCGATCCTCGGTGCGGTATCGGCGGTCGTTGCAGCGGGCATTCGGCTGCGGAAGCCGTTGGCGGTGCACACGGTGATCGGCGAGGAGGACGGCGGCGTCGGCGCATTCGCGACGCTGCGGCGCGGGCATCGTGGCGAGGCGTGCCTGATCGCCGAACCGACCGCGCACACGGTGATCCCGGCGAACTCCGGCTCGCTGACGTTCCGGCTCGAGGTTCCGGGGCTGGCGACGCACGGTTCGACGCGCAGCCGCGGGGTGAGCGCGATCGAGAAGTTCACGGTGATCCAGACCGCGCTGCAGGAGCTCGAACGCAGGCGCAACCAGGACCCGCATCCGCTGCTCGCCCACCTCGACCTGGCGAACCCGCTCTCGGTCGGCACGATCGCGGCCGGCGACTGGGCGAGCACGGTACCGGACCGGCTGGTGGCCGAGGGCCGGTACGGCGTACGCCTGGGTGAAGGGATCGCGGAAGCGCGGGCTGCCTTCGAGACTGCGGTTGCCGAAGCGTGTGCGAAGGACGACTGGCTGCGGGAGCATCCGGTGACGGTCACTTGGCCTGGCGGTGAGTTCGCCTCAGGTCTGCTGCGTGACGGCGACCCACTGCTGGCCGACACGGTGCAGGCGGTTGCTGACGTGTCTGGCGAGACCCCGGCGGTCAAGGGAGCGCCGTACGGATCCGACCTCCGGCAGTACTCGGCGGCAGGCGTGCCGACGTTGCAGTACGGGCCGGGTGACGTCTGGTACGCACATGCGGCGGACGAGCACGTCGTACTGGCCGACGTACTGCGGGCTGCCCGGGTGTATGCCCTGCTGGCTGTCCGTCGCTGCGGTTGA
- a CDS encoding ATP-binding protein: MVPLRGRSEELGKLLEALRAAGTGRASLAVVSGEPGIGKSALLAAAVEQAERQGFLVASAVAHQTDNISPLASLAPALRAGSEPLIDTEQFLELANLNTQPLWLAERLADLIGRRLAGVRALIVLDDAQWSDPLTAFVLRVAVDRLPTAQVLWLLATRPTSGGVTDQLVEAVNVPVHSIPLAPLSADAIQDLAADRLHRAVDPSLAVQLAGVQGIPFLAEQLIAGLYLSDNDLSAGLVEGVRRRTKELSETSRELVRTAAVFGSEFRLEDVAVLMAVPVARLAAPLEEAIQAGLLADGGSLLRFRHELLRSAALADVPPSAQRALHGAIANQLMSAGRGAAAAAPHVLAVAQPGDTAAVETLREAARDLLATMSTTAAEVIQQAFDLTREGDPLRAEVGMEVVSVLLAAYQYDRARAFAEDLRRGATADVRATLLLHLAPFRRLDADELTAPGAAAHLAERLAGHRALAGADAPASATDPIAHGLLQVAEAERAWGEGRFGDARALYAAARRAPVGLGSLPATLVEVGELYCRAETDELPAALARVRELMTAGDSWAAPQLAVLHARLEYASGNLQEAEDAAHAGLRWMDQLHDRTLAPAADQVLALVALLRGHLSQARKLAGSDPTISALLAIADGDTHAVDRLATTPYDFPERIAVLLQGNALRELEQVQPSAASRGALAVVAAGDDVEKLAAALELLRSADRPLLLAQAEERYGRAALEAGDRANGVPALEHALDSLAALGATAPAGRIQAILQAAGVRRRRWAAVPPRAQEGWESLTPMERRVALLVADGHTNRSAADELVVSASTVGTHLRAVFGKLGVNSRVQLTRLVLERFAPPPNA, encoded by the coding sequence ATGGTGCCGCTGCGGGGACGGTCTGAGGAGCTGGGCAAGCTCCTGGAAGCGTTGCGTGCAGCCGGCACCGGACGGGCGTCGCTGGCGGTCGTCAGCGGTGAGCCGGGTATCGGCAAGTCGGCGCTGCTCGCGGCCGCTGTGGAGCAGGCTGAACGTCAGGGCTTCCTGGTGGCCAGTGCGGTTGCACACCAGACCGACAACATCAGTCCGCTCGCCTCGCTTGCTCCTGCGCTCCGAGCGGGCTCGGAGCCGCTGATCGACACGGAACAGTTCCTGGAGCTGGCCAACCTCAACACGCAGCCCTTGTGGCTGGCGGAGCGGTTGGCGGACCTCATCGGGCGGCGGCTGGCCGGGGTACGGGCCCTGATTGTGCTCGACGACGCGCAGTGGTCGGACCCGCTGACGGCGTTCGTACTGCGGGTCGCGGTCGATCGTCTCCCCACTGCGCAGGTGCTGTGGCTGCTGGCGACCCGGCCTACGTCTGGTGGTGTGACGGACCAGCTGGTCGAGGCCGTCAACGTACCGGTGCACAGCATCCCGCTGGCACCGCTGAGCGCCGACGCGATCCAGGACCTCGCTGCGGATCGTTTGCATCGCGCGGTGGATCCGTCGCTTGCGGTGCAGCTCGCCGGCGTGCAGGGCATCCCGTTCCTGGCCGAGCAGCTCATCGCCGGGCTGTACCTGAGCGACAACGACCTGTCCGCGGGCCTGGTGGAGGGCGTACGCCGTCGTACCAAGGAGTTGTCCGAGACGAGCCGAGAGCTTGTACGAACGGCGGCTGTCTTCGGGAGCGAGTTCCGCCTGGAGGACGTCGCCGTACTGATGGCTGTGCCCGTAGCACGGCTGGCTGCGCCGCTGGAGGAGGCGATACAGGCGGGACTGCTGGCTGACGGAGGTTCATTACTGCGGTTTCGGCACGAGCTACTGCGGTCCGCGGCGTTGGCCGACGTACCGCCGTCTGCTCAGCGGGCGCTGCATGGCGCGATCGCCAACCAGCTGATGTCCGCGGGGCGCGGGGCTGCGGCGGCTGCTCCCCATGTGCTCGCTGTTGCTCAGCCGGGTGACACGGCGGCTGTCGAGACGCTGCGGGAGGCGGCGCGGGACCTACTGGCGACCATGTCGACCACCGCGGCGGAGGTGATCCAGCAGGCGTTCGACCTGACGCGCGAGGGCGATCCGCTCCGGGCGGAGGTCGGCATGGAGGTCGTGAGCGTGCTGCTGGCCGCATACCAGTACGACCGGGCCAGGGCGTTCGCGGAGGACCTGCGGCGCGGCGCGACTGCTGATGTGCGGGCGACCCTTCTCCTGCATCTCGCCCCGTTCCGTCGTCTCGATGCCGACGAGCTGACCGCTCCGGGTGCCGCGGCGCATCTCGCGGAACGTCTTGCCGGCCACCGTGCTCTCGCGGGTGCGGACGCCCCGGCTTCGGCAACCGACCCGATTGCCCACGGACTGTTGCAGGTAGCTGAGGCGGAACGGGCGTGGGGTGAGGGACGGTTCGGCGACGCTCGGGCCCTCTACGCGGCGGCACGGCGGGCGCCGGTGGGGCTTGGGAGTCTGCCCGCGACGTTGGTCGAGGTGGGCGAGCTGTACTGCCGGGCCGAGACCGACGAGCTGCCGGCTGCGCTGGCGCGGGTACGGGAGTTGATGACCGCGGGCGATTCGTGGGCGGCGCCACAGCTGGCTGTGCTGCACGCGCGGCTCGAGTACGCGTCCGGCAACCTGCAGGAAGCCGAGGACGCCGCGCATGCCGGTCTGCGCTGGATGGACCAGTTACACGACCGCACGCTCGCGCCTGCCGCTGACCAGGTCCTCGCACTAGTGGCACTGCTCCGTGGGCACCTCTCCCAGGCCCGGAAGCTGGCTGGCAGCGACCCGACCATCAGTGCACTCCTGGCGATCGCCGACGGCGACACGCACGCAGTCGACCGCCTGGCCACCACGCCGTACGACTTCCCGGAGCGCATCGCCGTACTGCTGCAGGGCAACGCCCTCCGTGAGCTGGAGCAGGTCCAGCCTTCGGCGGCGAGCCGTGGTGCGCTTGCGGTCGTGGCTGCCGGTGATGACGTCGAGAAGCTCGCTGCAGCGCTGGAGCTCCTCCGTTCAGCGGACAGGCCGTTACTGCTGGCACAGGCCGAGGAGCGGTACGGACGGGCCGCTCTGGAGGCAGGAGACCGCGCGAACGGCGTACCGGCGCTGGAGCATGCGCTGGACAGCCTGGCCGCTCTGGGCGCGACGGCTCCGGCCGGGCGGATCCAGGCGATCCTGCAGGCCGCCGGAGTACGGCGACGTCGCTGGGCCGCCGTACCGCCACGGGCCCAGGAGGGGTGGGAGTCGCTCACCCCGATGGAGCGCCGGGTCGCGCTGCTCGTCGCCGACGGGCACACGAACCGGTCGGCCGCAGACGAGCTCGTGGTGTCTGCCAGTACGGTCGGTACGCATCTGCGGGCAGTGTTCGGCAAGCTCGGGGTGAACTCCCGGGTCCAGCTGACCCGCCTGGTGCTCGAGCGGTTCGCCCCTCCCCCGAACGCATGA
- a CDS encoding aminoglycoside phosphotransferase family protein produces MDQELLRTLLKEQHPDLAELELKEVDGGWGNQMWRLGADLAVRVPRHDPPNRLLIEHRWLPEIAARVALPVPTPVRLGKPSDRFPNTWLVTTWVAGEPADRTPISAAQAADTLAAFLRALHTEAPADAPKSFGRGDPLRGHTEGFEKWADEFAVEDAVREIWAEGLAAPEYAGAPVWLHSDLHPANVVVADGTLAGVIDFGDLSHGDPATDLSAAWLLLPDGTVDRFFDSYPVDDATYRRSRAWAAARALSLIAIGTAGVKNLPGGKPTWLPAGHAALKRLL; encoded by the coding sequence ATGGATCAGGAACTTCTGCGGACCCTGTTGAAAGAGCAGCACCCCGATCTGGCCGAGCTGGAGCTCAAGGAGGTGGACGGCGGCTGGGGCAATCAGATGTGGCGCCTGGGTGCCGACCTGGCCGTCAGAGTGCCCCGCCACGACCCCCCGAACCGGCTCCTCATCGAGCACCGCTGGCTCCCGGAGATCGCGGCCCGGGTCGCACTGCCCGTCCCGACACCGGTCCGGCTCGGCAAGCCGTCGGACCGCTTCCCCAACACCTGGCTGGTCACCACCTGGGTCGCCGGCGAGCCCGCCGACCGTACGCCGATCAGCGCGGCGCAGGCCGCCGACACTCTGGCCGCCTTCCTGCGCGCCCTGCACACCGAGGCGCCTGCCGACGCGCCGAAGAGCTTCGGCCGGGGCGACCCGCTGCGCGGCCACACCGAGGGCTTCGAGAAGTGGGCGGACGAGTTCGCGGTCGAGGACGCCGTACGGGAGATCTGGGCGGAGGGGCTCGCGGCGCCGGAGTACGCGGGTGCGCCGGTGTGGCTGCACAGCGACCTGCACCCGGCGAACGTGGTCGTTGCCGACGGCACCCTCGCCGGCGTGATCGACTTCGGCGACCTGTCCCACGGCGACCCGGCCACCGACCTGTCGGCTGCCTGGCTCCTGCTCCCCGACGGCACGGTGGACCGGTTCTTCGATTCCTACCCGGTCGACGACGCCACCTACCGCCGCTCCCGCGCCTGGGCCGCCGCCCGCGCCCTCTCCCTGATCGCCATCGGCACAGCCGGTGTCAAGAACCTCCCCGGCGGTAAACCGACCTGGCTGCCCGCCGGTCACGCCGCGCTGAAACGCCTGCTCTGA
- a CDS encoding alpha/beta fold hydrolase — translation MRLRHLITTLAAAALMVTGITTASAQTEHRPKPTIVLLHGAFADAASWSGVTERLQRDGYTVVAPAVPLRGVATDTAYLKGVLDGIQGPKVLVGHSYGGALVSELAGTSGVKSLVYVAAFIPQAGETIGALNSKFPGSELGPDTTNAISYPGGVDLVVKPEAFHRVFAADLPARQAAVLGASQRPVAAAVFDETILATAPAALPKYALVPTGDHAIAPAAELFMAQRAHATTVEVPGASHLVALSHPSTVTRLIEQAAR, via the coding sequence ATGAGACTCCGGCACCTGATCACCACCCTCGCCGCGGCTGCCCTCATGGTCACCGGCATCACGACTGCGAGCGCTCAGACCGAGCACCGGCCGAAGCCGACCATTGTCCTCCTACACGGCGCGTTCGCCGATGCGGCCAGCTGGTCCGGCGTGACCGAGCGGCTCCAGCGGGACGGCTACACCGTGGTCGCCCCCGCCGTACCGCTGCGTGGCGTCGCGACGGACACGGCGTACCTGAAGGGTGTCCTGGACGGGATCCAGGGTCCCAAGGTGCTCGTCGGGCACTCGTACGGCGGCGCGCTGGTCAGCGAGCTCGCCGGGACGAGTGGCGTGAAGTCGCTCGTCTACGTCGCCGCCTTCATCCCGCAGGCCGGGGAAACGATCGGTGCGCTGAACTCGAAGTTCCCGGGCAGCGAGCTCGGCCCGGACACGACGAACGCGATCAGCTACCCGGGCGGCGTCGACCTGGTGGTGAAACCGGAGGCCTTCCACCGGGTCTTCGCGGCCGACCTGCCGGCCCGGCAGGCCGCCGTACTGGGCGCCTCGCAGCGGCCGGTCGCGGCAGCTGTCTTCGACGAGACGATCCTGGCGACGGCTCCTGCTGCGCTTCCGAAGTACGCACTGGTGCCGACCGGCGACCACGCGATCGCACCGGCCGCCGAGCTCTTCATGGCCCAGCGCGCGCACGCCACCACGGTGGAGGTACCAGGCGCGTCGCACCTGGTGGCCCTGTCACACCCCAGCACGGTCACCCGTCTGATCGAACAGGCCGCTCGCTGA
- a CDS encoding alpha/beta fold hydrolase: MTEKTPTVVLVHGAFAENSSWSGVIAELTSRGIPAIAVANELRGPALDGSRVAAQVREIDGPVVLVGHSYGGAVITAAANQADNVSALVYVAAFVPEEGESLQDLLGSFPANDFAAGLVPHQLPTGDGAEETWLSIDRSKFHALFAADVEDAELLGRTQRPIAAAAFAEKSGTASWKRLPVYALVATHDEAIHPDGERTMAARANATTIEVDGSHAVAVSQPKAVADFIATAVEAGADR, encoded by the coding sequence ATGACTGAGAAGACCCCCACCGTCGTCCTGGTGCACGGTGCGTTCGCGGAGAACTCCAGCTGGTCCGGTGTGATCGCCGAGCTGACCAGCCGCGGCATCCCGGCCATCGCGGTCGCCAACGAGCTGCGCGGCCCGGCCCTCGACGGCAGCCGGGTGGCCGCCCAGGTCCGGGAGATCGACGGCCCGGTCGTCCTGGTCGGGCACTCCTACGGCGGTGCCGTGATCACCGCGGCCGCCAACCAGGCCGACAACGTGTCCGCGCTGGTCTACGTCGCGGCCTTCGTCCCGGAGGAGGGCGAGAGCCTGCAGGACCTGCTCGGCAGCTTCCCCGCCAACGACTTCGCGGCCGGTCTGGTACCGCACCAGCTGCCGACCGGCGACGGCGCCGAGGAGACCTGGCTGAGCATCGACCGGTCCAAGTTCCACGCGCTGTTCGCGGCCGACGTCGAGGACGCCGAGCTGCTCGGCCGGACCCAGCGGCCGATCGCCGCCGCGGCCTTCGCCGAGAAGTCCGGTACGGCGAGCTGGAAGCGCCTCCCGGTCTACGCCCTGGTCGCCACCCACGACGAGGCGATCCACCCGGACGGGGAGCGGACGATGGCCGCCCGCGCGAACGCCACCACGATCGAGGTCGACGGCTCGCACGCGGTCGCCGTCTCGCAGCCGAAGGCCGTCGCCGACTTCATCGCGACCGCGGTCGAGGCAGGTGCCGACCGATGA
- a CDS encoding DsbA family oxidoreductase, whose translation MRIDVWSDVVCPWCYIGKRRLEEALAGSSTQAEVVWHSFQLDPSSTNDDPRDLATRLGEKYGRGREWGLQANAHVTEVAAEVGLEYHLDQAKAANTVDAHRVLHLARELAEAGEVPADTQGRFKERLLKAYFTDGLPVGDHATLTELATEVGLPTERVREVLAGSAYTDEVATDQAQALAYGANGVPFFVIDEKYGVSGAQPVEVFQEALRRANADRQPVTLITAPGATTDGDVECGPDGCPI comes from the coding sequence ATGCGCATTGATGTGTGGTCCGACGTCGTCTGCCCGTGGTGCTACATCGGTAAGCGCCGCCTCGAAGAGGCCCTTGCCGGCAGCAGTACCCAGGCTGAGGTGGTCTGGCACAGCTTCCAGCTCGACCCGTCCTCGACGAACGACGACCCGCGGGATCTGGCGACCCGGCTGGGCGAGAAGTACGGCCGCGGCCGCGAGTGGGGCCTGCAGGCGAACGCCCACGTCACCGAGGTCGCGGCTGAGGTCGGCCTTGAGTACCACCTTGACCAGGCCAAGGCCGCGAACACCGTCGACGCACACCGCGTCCTCCACTTGGCCCGTGAACTCGCTGAGGCCGGTGAGGTTCCGGCCGATACCCAGGGCCGCTTCAAGGAGCGCCTGCTCAAGGCCTACTTCACCGACGGCCTCCCGGTCGGTGACCACGCCACGCTGACGGAGCTCGCCACCGAGGTCGGCCTGCCCACCGAGCGGGTCCGTGAGGTGCTGGCGGGTTCGGCGTACACCGACGAGGTCGCGACGGACCAGGCGCAGGCCCTCGCGTACGGCGCCAACGGCGTACCGTTCTTCGTCATCGACGAGAAGTACGGCGTCAGCGGTGCGCAGCCGGTGGAGGTCTTCCAGGAGGCCCTGCGCCGGGCGAACGCGGACCGTCAGCCGGTCACGCTCATCACCGCACCGGGCGCCACGACCGACGGTGACGTCGAGTGCGGCCCGGACGGATGCCCCATCTGA
- a CDS encoding serine hydrolase domain-containing protein, whose protein sequence is MSTNGISAAGEKRLHEVLARYVDSGKIPGVVALVGRGDAEPYVEALGTLRHDGGPPMQRDTIFRMASTSKPVTVAAAMVLLDDCRMRLDDVVDTWLPEVAGRKVLRTIDSELDDTVPAKRPITVRDVLTSTFGLGMDMTSLGTPIMNEVFAQGLTPNLPEPMPEQDEWMRRLGTLPLMHQPGERWQYQISSDLLGVLVSRVSGQSFGDFLQERVFGPLGMKDTGFYVPSEDLHRLPPLYVTDPVTGDFQVWDEAEGGRHSTPPAFQGGGGGLNSTADDYYSYFRMLLNLGRHQGERILSRPAVELMTTNRLTPEQLTWREAMARDNVHISFGQGQQGGWGFGMTVRTYRGDYAPVGQFGWDGGSGTSTYADPANQVVGILLTQLGATTATPMQIMQDFWTTIYQSLD, encoded by the coding sequence ATGTCAACGAACGGAATCTCCGCAGCCGGTGAGAAGCGGCTGCACGAGGTCCTGGCCCGGTACGTCGACTCCGGGAAGATCCCCGGGGTCGTCGCGCTGGTCGGCCGTGGCGACGCCGAGCCGTACGTCGAGGCGCTCGGGACCCTGCGCCACGACGGCGGGCCGCCGATGCAACGCGACACGATCTTCCGGATGGCGTCGACGTCGAAGCCGGTCACGGTCGCGGCCGCGATGGTGCTGCTCGACGACTGCCGGATGCGGCTCGACGACGTGGTCGACACCTGGCTGCCGGAGGTCGCCGGCCGCAAGGTTCTCCGGACCATCGACTCGGAGCTGGACGACACGGTGCCGGCCAAGCGGCCGATCACCGTGCGGGACGTGCTGACCTCGACCTTCGGGCTCGGCATGGACATGACCTCGCTCGGTACGCCGATCATGAACGAGGTCTTCGCCCAGGGCCTGACGCCGAACCTGCCCGAGCCGATGCCCGAGCAGGACGAGTGGATGCGGCGCCTCGGGACCCTGCCGCTGATGCATCAGCCCGGTGAGCGCTGGCAGTACCAGATCAGCAGCGACCTGCTCGGCGTACTGGTGTCCAGGGTCTCCGGGCAGTCGTTCGGCGACTTCCTGCAGGAGCGGGTGTTCGGCCCGCTCGGCATGAAGGACACCGGGTTCTACGTACCGTCCGAGGATCTGCACCGGTTGCCACCGCTGTACGTGACGGACCCTGTGACCGGTGACTTCCAGGTGTGGGACGAGGCCGAGGGCGGCCGGCACAGCACTCCGCCGGCGTTCCAGGGTGGCGGCGGTGGGCTCAACTCGACCGCCGACGACTACTACTCGTACTTCCGGATGCTGCTGAACCTCGGTAGACACCAGGGTGAGCGGATCCTGTCCCGGCCGGCTGTGGAGCTGATGACCACCAACCGGCTCACCCCGGAGCAGTTGACCTGGCGGGAGGCGATGGCCCGGGACAACGTCCACATCTCGTTCGGCCAGGGCCAGCAGGGTGGCTGGGGCTTCGGGATGACGGTCCGGACTTACCGGGGCGACTACGCGCCGGTCGGCCAGTTCGGGTGGGACGGCGGATCCGGTACGTCGACGTACGCGGACCCTGCCAACCAGGTGGTGGGCATCCTGCTGACGCAGCTCGGCGCCACGACCGCGACACCGATGCAGATCATGCAGGACTTCTGGACGACGATCTACCAGTCGCTCGACTGA
- a CDS encoding phosphotransferase family protein, which produces MTETTESVVAELNVALGTDYRVVRQLTGGLQSTAWVLTGDVVLKWTDNPAWEPRVRRAADLVRRARAAGYPTPAWLAVGTTAAGSPYQLQEFVPGDPPVLDVALARELIGICELQRDLLPEDNDVTWSAWAQGVVFGGWDGVWERVLGYGGEAAELVRRYGELCRPYRDDVLARHDFVHGDLNMGNLLALDGRITGIVDIEAAGGGTRAYDLVSLAASAVRDGAAPGVDELFVEAALQASGRAGVAVCAAAAFASVAEFVHDRGSYSQDLVNHGGRRVLELLS; this is translated from the coding sequence GTGACCGAGACCACCGAGTCGGTTGTCGCCGAACTGAACGTTGCCCTTGGCACCGATTACCGGGTCGTGCGGCAACTGACCGGTGGTCTGCAGTCGACCGCGTGGGTGCTGACCGGCGACGTCGTCCTGAAGTGGACCGACAACCCCGCGTGGGAACCACGGGTCCGACGGGCGGCCGACCTCGTCCGCCGCGCCCGGGCGGCCGGATACCCCACGCCCGCGTGGCTGGCCGTCGGCACGACTGCCGCCGGATCGCCTTACCAGCTGCAGGAGTTCGTCCCCGGCGATCCGCCCGTGCTCGACGTGGCGTTGGCACGTGAGCTGATCGGGATCTGCGAACTGCAGCGGGACCTACTCCCCGAGGACAACGACGTGACCTGGTCGGCCTGGGCGCAGGGTGTCGTCTTCGGCGGGTGGGACGGGGTGTGGGAGCGCGTGCTCGGGTACGGCGGGGAGGCGGCCGAACTGGTGCGACGGTACGGCGAGTTGTGCCGGCCGTACCGCGACGACGTACTGGCCCGGCACGACTTCGTGCATGGTGACCTGAACATGGGCAACCTGCTGGCGTTGGACGGCCGGATCACCGGCATCGTGGACATCGAAGCCGCCGGGGGCGGGACGCGCGCGTACGACCTTGTGTCGCTGGCGGCGTCGGCGGTACGGGACGGCGCCGCGCCCGGTGTCGACGAACTGTTCGTGGAGGCAGCCCTGCAGGCGAGCGGCCGGGCCGGCGTCGCGGTGTGCGCGGCGGCGGCCTTCGCGTCGGTCGCCGAGTTCGTCCACGATCGAGGGTCGTACTCCCAGGACCTGGTGAACCACGGCGGCCGCCGCGTGCTGGAGTTGCTCAGCTGA